In Chitinophagaceae bacterium, the genomic window TTGTGCTGTTTGCAGGCAACTGAAGGGTTTGATCGTTTCCTGCAAGGGCAACAGGTGGTTGATTGGCGGCAAGTACGGTTACCGTCATATTATCGGTAGATACAGCGCCAATATTATCGGTTACTTTAAGTTGAAGCTGGTAGGTTCCCTGCACCAAACCTGTAAGTGTAGTAGTTGCAGAGGCGGGATTGGTGATTGTTCCTGCAGCAGGGCCGGAAATTTTTGTCCATAAATAAGAAGCAATGTTTCCGTCGTTATCAGTTCCGCTTCCTACTAAAGTTGTACTATTGGCTGGAAGTTGTAGGGTAATATCATTTCCGGCATTGGCAATAGGTGCTTGGTTGCCAGCCGGTGGAGTTGCTCCCTTTGTTTGCCTCGCCATCCACTGATAAATATTTTGAGAAATCCCATCAAGGGTAAAGTTTTCCGGCTGCCTTCCCTGCCCACCATAGAAATAAGACCAGCAGCAATGGCCGCCGCCGCCAAAATTTGTTTTAACGTAAATGGCAGAATTGGGTACAGTTAGGTTCATTCGGTCAACAACGGTTCTTGTATCCCTAAAATCATTTACCTGTTCAAAGCCCAGGTACCTGCCACCGCTCCATGCAAAATTATCCATCATGTTGGGATAAGGCTGGTTATCCGCAGGCTGCACCCCTTCCACCGTTACTACCGCAGCAATTTGCGAAGCGAAAGTATAAGGCCCACCATAATTATCTCCGCTTACAAAAGTAGAGGAGCACCATCCTCCATGAGAAAGCCCGGTGAGATAAAGTTTATTGGAATCTATTCTATAAAGCCCTTTTAAAATTTGGAGCTTATCGTTCATTGTAGATTCTACAGGATAGGACTGAGCTGTTTGAAGGCTAATTACAATAAACTCAACCGTATTGCCATCAACGTTTACATTCCCGTTCCAACCCATGGCAATATATGCACCCGGGCCGTTTGATATTACGGCATTTGCATTGGTACCCACTTCTCCAAGGCCGGGAAAAAATATAATGGTGGGATAATTCTTGGTTGGGTTACTGGCATAGGAAGATGGCAAATGAACATATGCATTCCAGCCGGTTACATTAATTAAACTCTGCTGCGATTGTACTCTTAACGACAGGTGAAATAAAACAAAAACAATAGCAGAAAGCCTGAACACTTTTTTCATGAATAATTTCTTTGGATTGGGGTTTAACTATAAAAATTTCAAACAAATACAAAAATTCCCTCCTTGCTTATAGCGTGCCAAAGCAATAAACAATCAAGTTAAAATGTGGTTGATGGAACGATTTTTTTCGTTAAAGTACCTGGATCTCGATGCTTTTACACTCTGTCTTACACACTAAAAGTTGTATGAAAAACCGATGGCAAATGTCAACTTTTTTGAAATGCTAATGTGTCGTTTCTACATGTAAGTTTATGTAGTAGAAATAACAGTTTTTCAAAACATATGGAATTGCCCGAAAATAGCGTAGATATTAGGTTTCACAAAATATTAAAGCTGAGCATAAAGTTAATTTTTGAAATAAGTTTTCCACAAACGTCCAAACAAATGTGGATTACTGTGCACAACTTTTAATCGTTGAGCAAATGCCGTTTTGTTATACTTTTAATGCATGCAAAAAAAATTATTCTTACTGGATGCGTATGCCCTAATTTTCAGGGCATATTATGCATTAATCCGCAGCCCACGCATTACCAGTAAAGGGCGAAACACCAATGCCCAATTTGGTTTCACCAATACCTTACTCGATCTTTTAAACAACCAAAAACCTACACATATTGCTGTGTGTTTTGATACGGCAGCAGCTACAGAAAGGCATACCGATTTTGCCGATTATAAAGCCAACCGGCAGGAAACCCCCGAAGACATCAGGGAGGCTGTTCCCGATATTCAAAAAATAATCAGCGGGTTTAATATTCCCGTAATTGCAATTGATGGTTATGAGGCCGATGATGTAATTGGCGCTTTAGCCAAAAAGGCCGAAAAAAAAGGATACGAAGTGTATATGGTTACACCAGATAAAGATTATGGCCAACTGGTAAGTGAAAAAATTAAAATTTATAAACCTGGCTACCAGGGCGGAAGTTTTGAAATATTGGGCCCAAAGGAAGTATGTGAAAAATGGGATATTGAAAATGTAGGCCAGGTAATAGATATACTAGGCTTAATGGGTGATGCGGTAGATAATATACCCGGCATAAAAGGTATTGGAGAAAAAACAGCCGCTAAATTGCTCAAAGAATTTCACACACTGGAAAATGTGTTAGATAATGCCGCTAATATTAAAGGCGCCGTTGGCGAAAAAATAAAAAACGGTAAAGAAGATGCCATTATAAGTAAAAAGCTGGCTACAATTTTATTAAATGTACCTATAGATTTTGATGAAGGGCAATTTGAGATTAAAGAAAAAAACAAGGAAACATTACTGGAGGTTTTTGAACAGCTTGAATTTAAAACCATGGCAAAGCGGGTATTGGGGGAAGAAATAAAACCTACAGCAGTACCCAATATTCCTGAAACAGCTCAATTGGATTTGTTTGGCAACGCTGTTGAAACAATACTTCCGGCAGTAAATGAAATAATTTCGGTTTCGGCAGAAACAGGTGATGAAACTTATTTTGCCGGAAAAAATATTACTAACATAAAGCATAATTATACCGTTGCTACAGCAAAAGAAGTGCTTGATGCTGTTATAAATTGCAAAGAAATTTGTTTCGATAGCGAAACCACAGGTATTGACCCTAACCAGGCAAAGCTGGTGGGCCTAAGCTTTAGCATTACAGCCACAGAAGGTTGGTATGTTCCCTGCCCCGATGATGATACCGCCGTAAATAAAATTTTCCAAACTTTAAAGCCATTGTTTGACGATGAAAAAAAATTATGGATAGGCCAAAATATTAAATACGATATGTTGATGCTAAAATGGTATGGCATTGTATTAAAAGGTGAAATATTTGACACCATGCTGGCGCATTATGTAATAGAACCCGATGGCAAAAGAAGTATGGATTGGCTGAGCGCAAAATATCTCGGTTATGAACCTATACCCATTGAAGAACTCATTGGTAAAAAAGGGAAAAACCAGGGCAATATGAAAGATGTGGAATTAGAAAAAATTAAAGAATATGCCGTTGAAGATGCAGACATCACCCTGCAGCTTAAAAATGTATTTGTCCCAAAACTAAAACAATACGGCGTTGAAAATGTTTTTTACAAAGTAGATAACCCATTGGTAAAAGTGCTTACCAATATGGAGTTTGAAGGCATCCGTATTGATGAAGCCTTTTTAAACCATTATTCAAAAGAATTGGAAACCGATGCCAAAAAAGCAGAAGAATCGGTATATAAACAGGCAGGCGTAAGATTTAACCTTGCCTCACCCAAGCAATTGGGCGAAGTGCTTTTTGAAAAACTTCAACTGGACTCCAAAGCCAAAAAAACAAAAACAGGCCAATATGCAACAGGCGAAGATATATTATTGAAACTTTCGCATGAGCATAAAATTTGCGATGATATTCTTGCTTTTCGTGAACTCAGTAAATTAAAATCCACTTATGTAGATGCATTACCGCAACTTATTAACCCCAAAAGTGGCCGTGTGCATACCAGTTATGCTCAAGCCGTAGCTGTTACCGGGAGGCTGGCAAGCAACAATCCAAATTTGCAAAATATTCCCATACGCACCGAAAGGGGAAGGGAAATTCGCAAAGCATTTATACCCAGAAACGATCAATACGTTTTAGTTTCGGCAGATTACTCACAAATAGAACTACGCATTGTTGCCGCAATAAGTGGCGATAAAAATATGTGCCAGGCATTTAAAGAAGGTATAGATATACATACCGCCACCGCAGCAAAAGTTTTTAACGTAAAACCAGAAGCCGTTACCAAAGAAATGCGCTATAAAGCCAAGAGCGTAAACTTTGGTATTATTTACGGCCAAAGCGCTTTTGGGCTAGCAGAAAATATTGGGGTTTCCCGTTCAGAGGCCAAAGAAATAATTGACAATTATAAAAAGCAATTCAGTGGCATTCAAAAATACATGGATGGCAGCATTAATTTTGCCAAAGAAAACGGGTATGTACAAACTTTAATGGGTCGAAAGAGATGGCTGAAAGACATTAACAGCGCCAACTTTACCGTACGTGGCTTTGCCGAAAGAAATGCCATTAACAGCCCAATACAAGGAACAGCAGCCGATATGATAAAATTAGCTATGATAAAAATTGATGATGCATTTAATAAAAATAAATTTCAATCTAAAATGCTGCTGCAGGTGCATGATGAACTGGTATTTGATGTACTCAAAACTGAACTGGATGCCGTAAAACCGGTAATTCTCCATTGTATGCAAACGGCAATGGCCCTGCCCAATGATGTGCCTGCCAATGCAGAAATAGGAGCTGGTGAAAATTGGCTGGAGGCGCATTGATGTTTTATACCAGTGATAAAGTAATAATCATTAAGCTTTATAAAGGATAAATATTTTTATTGTTTTTATTCAAACAACTAATAAAAAATATCGCTTTAATAAATCCGCCGTTCATTCGCATCCATTCTTTAACTTAGCAAAAAACTACTGCATGTTATTTCAAAATAAAACCGTATTCATTACCGGCGCCTCCCGTGGTATTGGTAAAGCTATTGCGCTGCGCCTGGCAAAAGAAGGCGCCAATATTGTAGTGGCGGCAAAATCCACCACAGAAAACCCAAAACTCGGTGGCACTATATTTTCTGCAGCAAAAGAAA contains:
- the polA gene encoding DNA polymerase I produces the protein MQKKLFLLDAYALIFRAYYALIRSPRITSKGRNTNAQFGFTNTLLDLLNNQKPTHIAVCFDTAAATERHTDFADYKANRQETPEDIREAVPDIQKIISGFNIPVIAIDGYEADDVIGALAKKAEKKGYEVYMVTPDKDYGQLVSEKIKIYKPGYQGGSFEILGPKEVCEKWDIENVGQVIDILGLMGDAVDNIPGIKGIGEKTAAKLLKEFHTLENVLDNAANIKGAVGEKIKNGKEDAIISKKLATILLNVPIDFDEGQFEIKEKNKETLLEVFEQLEFKTMAKRVLGEEIKPTAVPNIPETAQLDLFGNAVETILPAVNEIISVSAETGDETYFAGKNITNIKHNYTVATAKEVLDAVINCKEICFDSETTGIDPNQAKLVGLSFSITATEGWYVPCPDDDTAVNKIFQTLKPLFDDEKKLWIGQNIKYDMLMLKWYGIVLKGEIFDTMLAHYVIEPDGKRSMDWLSAKYLGYEPIPIEELIGKKGKNQGNMKDVELEKIKEYAVEDADITLQLKNVFVPKLKQYGVENVFYKVDNPLVKVLTNMEFEGIRIDEAFLNHYSKELETDAKKAEESVYKQAGVRFNLASPKQLGEVLFEKLQLDSKAKKTKTGQYATGEDILLKLSHEHKICDDILAFRELSKLKSTYVDALPQLINPKSGRVHTSYAQAVAVTGRLASNNPNLQNIPIRTERGREIRKAFIPRNDQYVLVSADYSQIELRIVAAISGDKNMCQAFKEGIDIHTATAAKVFNVKPEAVTKEMRYKAKSVNFGIIYGQSAFGLAENIGVSRSEAKEIIDNYKKQFSGIQKYMDGSINFAKENGYVQTLMGRKRWLKDINSANFTVRGFAERNAINSPIQGTAADMIKLAMIKIDDAFNKNKFQSKMLLQVHDELVFDVLKTELDAVKPVILHCMQTAMALPNDVPANAEIGAGENWLEAH